GACGTTCACTACATGCTCAAGAAATTGACTTCAATGATATCAGAACAACACTTCAGGCTTATTTAGCTCTATCAGATAATTGTAACTCTCTTCACACAAATGCTTATGATGAAGCGATTACAACTCCAACAGAAGAGTCTGTAAGACGTGCTATGGCAATTCAAATGATTATAAACCGTGAGTTTGGTTTAAATAAATCTGATAATCCAATGCAAGGTGCCTATGTTATTGAAGAGCTAGCAGACCTAGTAGAAGAAGCAATCTTAACAGAATTTGAAAGAATTTCTGATAAGGGTGGAGTTCTTGGTGCAATGGAAAGTATGTATCAAAGATCAAAAATTCAAGAAGAGTCTCTTTATTATGAGACACTAAAAGACTCTGGAGAGCTTCCTATCATTGGTGTAAATACTTACATTGCTGACAATATTGATGAGCAATTAAATCAAGAAATTGAGCTTTCTCGTTGTAGTGACGAAGAAAAGAAAGGTCAAATTTCTCGTTTAAATGATTTCAAAGAAAGAAATGCTGATAAATCTGAAGAAGCATTGAACAAGCTTAGAGAAGTTGCACTTTCTGGTGGAAATATATTTGCAGAGCTTATTGAAACAGTTAACTATTGTTCTCTTGGACAAATTACTAATCTACTTTATGAGATTGGTGGGAAGTACAGAAGGAATATGTAATGAAGAAGTCTAAGATCTACACTCGTACAGGTGATAAAGGTGAAACAAGTCTTGTTGGTGGACAGCGAGTCTCAAAGGCCAATGCACGTATCAATCTTTATGGAAACCTGGATGAATTAAATAGTTTTGTAGGTCTTTCACTTTGTCATATTGATGTTTCAAGAGTTAAGAATACTTTTAATTCAATTCAAGAAAACCTTTTTGTTCTCGGTTCTAACTTCGCAACCCTTAGAGAGGACCGAGACAATTTTAAGCTTCCTAAATTAAGTATTGAAGATATCCTTCATCTTGAAGGCGAGATCGATTATTTTGACTCTGTTGTTGATCCACTTAAATACTTTATCCTTCCTGGTGGAAGCGTTGCGGCCGCTAATGTTCATATTTGTCGAACAAAAACAAGGCAGGTAGAGAGAGAAGCTGTTGAAATAGGGGATGTCGATCCTATCGATTTAGAATATTTAAATCGATTATCTGATTATTTCTTTATCGTTGCACGATTTTTAAATAAGCATGAGAATATAAAGGATATTCCATGGGTTCCAAAGAAAGATTAGATTAGCATTACTTAAAGAACTTTAAGATTTTAGTCATAACAGTTTTATCTTCTGAATGAACTCTCTTCTTCTTTGTGACTTTCTTTTTTGTTCTTTTTATTGGTTGGTTTTTGCTTGCTTCAGCTTTTACTTTCTGCTTTTCTAATGAAAGATTATTTAACGCTAAGAAACCTGTTTGGTCTGCAAGGGCCGTTGTAGTTTGCGTGTTATCGTGCGCATCTTCATTCGGGTCAATTGGTCGAGTAAGGTATTTATACTCAAGCTCCGTTAGATCATTTAAATCGATACAAATAATACAGCTACCAATGCGAATTGTTTCGTAAATATAAAGGCGTTGATCACTTATGACTTTTTTATTGTTAATATAGGTACCATTAGTTGAGCCTAGGTCTTTAACAATAATTTCCTTATCTTTATAAGTAATTTCGAGATGTTTAGATGAAATTTTTGAGTCATCGATAGAAATATCAACCGACGACTTAGAGCGTCCAAAGCTTAATTTAGGTTTAATAAGAACCTTAGCTTTATTTTCACCGCTCTTAATAATCAATGAGATAGACATTGTTTCTTGCTCCTATATAAAGTATATCATCAATATGATATAATTTAGGTATTGGTCATTATTACCTACGTAATATTAGAGGTTTATATGAACGAGTTATTAAATGTGACGCCAAAAGCTGTTGCGCAAATAAAAAATATTTTCACGAGTGAAGATCGCTCAACTGAGGACTTCGGTTTACGCCTAGGTGTGATTGGTGGTGGTTGTTCAGGTCTATCTTATAATATCGATTTTGATGCTCCAAAAGATTCGGACAATATTATCGAATTAGAGGGGATTAAGATTCTTGTGGATCCAAAATCATCAATTTACTTAAGTGGTATTACTTTAGACTTTAAAGACGGCCTTAATGGTAAAGGCTTTGTTTTTGAAAACCCAAATGCAAAGAATACTTGCGGTTGTGGTGAAAGCTTTAGTGTTTAGGCCTTACTTTTAACTTTGGTTCTTTTCTTTAATTGTACTTTTCTTTTTTCCTCTTCAAGGGTGAAGCGAAGGGTCTTGTGAATATTGGAAATATTCTCTCCCCAAGCATTAGGTTCGTCCTGTCGAGAAAATTTAGAAAGCTCTAAGCTATTTAAAGATTTTTGATCTAGTCTGATACTAAAATTTCCCGCTGTTATTACATCGTATGTATATAAAGTGATTTCTTCCTCGATGCGTCTTCCATTAATATGGGTGCCGTTCTTTGAACCTAGATCTTTAACTAGAATTTCATCACCATCGAATAATATTTGAAAATGGACTGAAGATACTTTTGAGTCATTTAAGAATATATCAGCATCTTCTTTACTTCGGCCAAATGTTAAATTTGGTTTTAAAATTACAATATATGATTCTTGCTTTGATTGAATTTTCAGTTTAACGGCCATTTTATATCCCTTTTTTGAAATTGTATCACTTAGTGTAATTAAATTATATTTAATATTTTTTACCGCCTATGATTAAAGACTTGTGTTGTGAAGCGGTAAAAAATGTTGGCAAGGGTCTAGTAATTAGAAAGGCTGTGAAGTAAATTATTGATATGATGATTGATGATACATATGTAAAAGAACAGGTTTATGAATTCTTCTTCAGTGAGAATACTATCTCATTAAATGGACATAATGTTTATAAATTCATCGGTGATGAAACAAGAGACTATTTACAAAGACAGATTACTGCAGATGTCGCCAAGTTAGAGAATGGTGGGACGCTCGCCTGTCGATTGGATCGAAATGGTCGGGTGTTTTCTTTTTTCTATCTTGTGAATATTGATCAGGCTTTCTATATTATCGTCGATTCAAAAATTGCAGATGAAACAGTTAATGAGTTAGAGAAGTTCATCATTATGGAAGATATCACGATTAAGCATACTCAATTAATTGCTGCACTATCGTCACGTTCTAGTGAAGGGTTTGTACCAATTAGTATTTTTGATAATGAAGGTTATATTGGATTTATAAGTGAACAGTTGCCAATAACAGATTTTCATAATCAGCTATGCGTCTTAACTGGATGGCCGCAGCTAGATGTTACAGTTGAGCGCACTAACTTAATTAATGAAACAAGATTAAATGAATTTGCTATCAGTTATAATAAAGGGTGTTTCCTAGGGCAAGAAACAGCATCTAAAATTGAAAGTCGTAGAGGAGCTGCTCGTTATCCAGTCCTATTAATCTCCAAGAATCAAATAGAAGAGGAAACTATTTTAAAGGATAAGAAGGTAAAGGTCCTTAATTCTTTTAAGACTGATGATTTTTACTTATCTGTGGTAAGAGTCCCTCGAGATTTATTGATTAATGGTTTAGAAATAGAATATGACGGAGGCACAGTTCGTATACTTACATATCCAATTATTAAAGAAGATAAATTGGAAATAAGTGAGCACTATTTTAATAAAGCCGTTAAGCGATTTCATCAGGGTGAAGTAAATGAGGCCATCATGATCTTAGATCAAGTGATTTCTTTTAACCCTCATTATGCAGATGCGTATGAGTCAAAAGGTGTCATCCTAGGAAATAATGGTGATCATCAAAAGGCCATTGATGTTATGGATGAGCTCTTAAAAGTAGATGAAAACTCTGTCATGGCGCATACGAATAAGTCTCTCTATCTTATGAAATTGGGTAAAATCGAAGAAGCTGAAGAGGAGAAGTCGCTAGCGACTGTTGCTTCATTTAAGCGCTTTGGAGATGAAGCTAAGTTCAAAAAAGAACAAGAAGAACGAGAGCGTGCTGAAAAAGAAGACCGTGCTCGTCGCTTTGATATGTTTAATAAAGTATTGGCCATTGATGAAAATGATGTTGTTGCCAATTATGGCCTAGCTGATATTCACTTTAGTAATGATAAATTTGAAAAGGCCATGGGCCATATTGAAATCGTTCTTAAAGAAAACCCTAAGTATTCAGTTGCTTACCTGCTTAAGTCGAAGATCTTATTTAAGCAAAAAAAGTATGACGATTGCCTAAGCATTATTGAAGCGGGAATGCCGATTGCCACTTCCCAAGGTGAATTAATGCCCGCAAATGAAATGCAGGCATTAAAATCTAAAATCTCAAAATTATAATTAATAATATTCGTTACGTGCCGCTAGAAGTTCATTTTTCAGTTCTTCTACGGCATTAGAATTTAAATGCTTTTCAAGTGTAAAAATATGCTCTCTATGTGAGTCCACCATGGCCTTGAATTGTAGATATACTTCATAACCTTCAGCAGAAACGATTTCTTCTTTATATGCCTTTTCCAAATCTAGTTCACAGAATTGCAACATATAATACTCTTCGATAGCACGCTCTTGAATCTTTTTAAATTCAGAATCCGTGAAATCGTGTACCTCTAGTCGAGAAAGTGAGGAGAATAGTTCAAGTGCCCAGTAAAACGTCATATAAGCGTGGTAAATACCTCTAATTGGCCTAAGAGCTCGCCTCCATGGACTGTAATATATTTTTTCTTCAAGCTCCTCTAAGAGCTCTTCTTGATTCAAGTAGCTATTTAGAACATGGTGACCATTCTCATGAAGCAGATCATCCATTAAGTCCATATCATCTCTATCGTATGTATTAATAGATGAGTATCCTGGAAGAGTTTGCATTGAGTAGCTAACAATCCCTTTTTCATTAATAGGAATGATATTTTGTGTAAATTCCTTAAGAACCACGAAAAGTTGAGGAGTATATTTTTCAAGTCGGCGATAGGCCTTTTCAATTTTTGCTGTCATCTCTTTTGAGGTATTTTCTAGCTCAGAGTAGAAGATAATTTTAAGCTCATCAATATTAGAAACAGCTGCCTTTCTCTTTTGTGATTTTTCATTAAGCTTAGCTAAAACTTTGTCTTCAAGATCATTAAAGATAATTCGTTGGCCATTTTGATAAACAGATAAATTATCATCTCCAAGTTCTGGAATATTTAAATAGATAAGATCGCTAGTGATTTCTTCTTTTATGTGAATATTGAAAAACGCAATAATATTGTCTTCTAAAACAGTAACGAGCTTTTTGGATTCAGCTAAAAGATCCTTTGATTCATTAAGCGAGTTTAAGAATATCTTTGCTAAATTACTGTCATGCCAGAAGTTAAAGATAGCATCTTCTGACTCACTCATCTCAAAGTCTTCACCAACTTCAAATTCACTATGATATGAAATGATCTCTATAAGCGCCTCAATAAGGTTGAACCAATAGAAATTGAGGTTAGAGTAAGTATCTAGCTTTTTAGAGAAGATGGCTTCTTTATAAAAGTCTTGAAATTTTTGAGAAATAAGCTTGTTCTCATCTTCATTTGTCTTTGCATCTTCACGATAAAGGACTAAACCTTCGAAGTATGATTCTTTAAATGCGTGATTGTTTTTAATGAAGTGATTAAATTTATTCATAAGATATCCATAAGTGAAAATTCATTACAGATATAACACTATAACAAGATAAGATAAATTCTTATGATGCTTATTAGTTAATATGAATGTTTGGGGGATTTAAAAGCGGATACAAAAGAATGGCTGGGATGGCGAGATTCGAACTCGCGACCAATAGATTAACAGTCTACTGCGCTACCGCTGCGCCACATCCCAGCAATCTTAAGTAGTTAATTTTATAAACTCGTTTTTTCAAATTGTAAATATTTTCTTTTATGGGAAAAATATTTAGTCTCGCCTAACTTGTTGAATTTATTGGCTGCTGGCTAAAATGACTAAATTTTTTTTTTCAAAAACCGACAAGCATACTCAGATACTGAGGTAAAATAACGACTATGATGACTCAAAGTAACTTAATTCGTAACTTATTAAGAGTGTTAACTCCAGAGGAAGCTTCTGACTTAACAACTCTAGGTGATGCTTCTGCAAAAGATGCACTTACGGATTTATTACTTGCTCAAAACCGTGGTGATAAAATTTCTTACTCACAACATGGCCTAGCTAAGGTAATCCCATTTCCAGAGCGTTTTGAAGCTTCACAAGTGTCTGAATTAGGGCCTGATGTAGTAATTACGACTGGTCCGAGAGTTGATCAATTCATTAATCAATTTGTCACAAAGGTTAAGTTTGAATCAGGTAAAGTTCACCCTGGCGCAAAACCAGTTGAAACAAGTACTTTCATTATTAATGAGAAAGAAAAATTTAAAACTGTTTATACACGTTTAAAGAGTCGTGAAGTTTTAGATTTGTATGCTAAGAATTCAGTTGTTGATCTTGAACAGGAAAGAAAAAACCGAAGAGACCTGTCAAAGAATTCTTCGACAGGTGTCCTGGTTAATAAGAAACATTACTAATCTGCTAATCCTTTAATATTTCCACTTGCACTTGGAGAATCAATCTCAAGTGTTGCAAGTTGATAAACACAGTGATCAACAGTAGCGACTGCAGCAGGGCGATAATTTCCAGAATTCTTAACACCACCAAATGGTAACTTAGAATGTGCTCCAACTGTTGCACGGTTTAAGTTTACTAAACCAGCATCAATATTATTCACAGCGTGCTTAAAGCGTGCGTGATCTTTTGTGAAGACAGAAGCAGCCAGGCCGTATTCAGTTGAGTTTGCAATATTTATTGCTTCATCAAAATCGTTATAACCGACAAATGTAACATTAGGTCCAAAAATTTCATTTGCAAGGAAGTGACTCTTTGGAATCAACTTATCAGCATAGTGGATAGAAGGAGAAACAAAGTAGCCAGGTGTTTCTCTTTCTAGTTGTTTTCCACGCATGACTTCTTGTAAGCCTTCTCTCTTGGCCATTCCCATAAATAGGAGGTACTGATCAAGGGAAGCTTGATCAATTAATGGACCCATAAAAGGTTCAACTTTGTGATCAATTGGATGATCTACAATGATTTTTTTAGCTAAATCATGGAAGCGTGAAATAAATTCGTCTTTAATTGAATCGTGAATAGCAACTAGGCCAGTTGAAGTACAACGTTGAC
The DNA window shown above is from Bacteriovorax sp. BAL6_X and carries:
- a CDS encoding HEXXH motif-containing putative peptide modification protein; this encodes MNKFNHFIKNNHAFKESYFEGLVLYREDAKTNEDENKLISQKFQDFYKEAIFSKKLDTYSNLNFYWFNLIEALIEIISYHSEFEVGEDFEMSESEDAIFNFWHDSNLAKIFLNSLNESKDLLAESKKLVTVLEDNIIAFFNIHIKEEITSDLIYLNIPELGDDNLSVYQNGQRIIFNDLEDKVLAKLNEKSQKRKAAVSNIDELKIIFYSELENTSKEMTAKIEKAYRRLEKYTPQLFVVLKEFTQNIIPINEKGIVSYSMQTLPGYSSINTYDRDDMDLMDDLLHENGHHVLNSYLNQEELLEELEEKIYYSPWRRALRPIRGIYHAYMTFYWALELFSSLSRLEVHDFTDSEFKKIQERAIEEYYMLQFCELDLEKAYKEEIVSAEGYEVYLQFKAMVDSHREHIFTLEKHLNSNAVEELKNELLAARNEYY
- a CDS encoding iron-sulfur cluster assembly accessory protein, with the translated sequence MNELLNVTPKAVAQIKNIFTSEDRSTEDFGLRLGVIGGGCSGLSYNIDFDAPKDSDNIIELEGIKILVDPKSSIYLSGITLDFKDGLNGKGFVFENPNAKNTCGCGESFSV
- a CDS encoding CDC27 family protein; this encodes MMIDDTYVKEQVYEFFFSENTISLNGHNVYKFIGDETRDYLQRQITADVAKLENGGTLACRLDRNGRVFSFFYLVNIDQAFYIIVDSKIADETVNELEKFIIMEDITIKHTQLIAALSSRSSEGFVPISIFDNEGYIGFISEQLPITDFHNQLCVLTGWPQLDVTVERTNLINETRLNEFAISYNKGCFLGQETASKIESRRGAARYPVLLISKNQIEEETILKDKKVKVLNSFKTDDFYLSVVRVPRDLLINGLEIEYDGGTVRILTYPIIKEDKLEISEHYFNKAVKRFHQGEVNEAIMILDQVISFNPHYADAYESKGVILGNNGDHQKAIDVMDELLKVDENSVMAHTNKSLYLMKLGKIEEAEEEKSLATVASFKRFGDEAKFKKEQEERERAEKEDRARRFDMFNKVLAIDENDVVANYGLADIHFSNDKFEKAMGHIEIVLKENPKYSVAYLLKSKILFKQKKYDDCLSIIEAGMPIATSQGELMPANEMQALKSKISKL
- a CDS encoding FHA domain-containing protein; its protein translation is MAVKLKIQSKQESYIVILKPNLTFGRSKEDADIFLNDSKVSSVHFQILFDGDEILVKDLGSKNGTHINGRRIEEEITLYTYDVITAGNFSIRLDQKSLNSLELSKFSRQDEPNAWGENISNIHKTLRFTLEEEKRKVQLKKRTKVKSKA
- a CDS encoding FHA domain-containing protein; translation: MSISLIIKSGENKAKVLIKPKLSFGRSKSSVDISIDDSKISSKHLEITYKDKEIIVKDLGSTNGTYINNKKVISDQRLYIYETIRIGSCIICIDLNDLTELEYKYLTRPIDPNEDAHDNTQTTTALADQTGFLALNNLSLEKQKVKAEASKNQPIKRTKKKVTKKKRVHSEDKTVMTKILKFFK
- a CDS encoding cob(I)yrinic acid a,c-diamide adenosyltransferase, which gives rise to MKKSKIYTRTGDKGETSLVGGQRVSKANARINLYGNLDELNSFVGLSLCHIDVSRVKNTFNSIQENLFVLGSNFATLREDRDNFKLPKLSIEDILHLEGEIDYFDSVVDPLKYFILPGGSVAAANVHICRTKTRQVEREAVEIGDVDPIDLEYLNRLSDYFFIVARFLNKHENIKDIPWVPKKD